A window of the Gordonia humi genome harbors these coding sequences:
- a CDS encoding TetR/AcrR family transcriptional regulator, with protein MVPEANSNSRRDLIAESAIRIIARDGVRTLTHRAVDAEAGIPSGSTSYHARTRSALLGIVVDALADRTVDDALLIAVPDAMSIDDAADAICGLVRALAARRDDMRARYALVLELDDSDLRQRLTDRGPVHDVSTTVARRLLRSAGLAATDADVETVIELTDALVLQWTIADRESPWMRRIVVGHLRGAGVGDG; from the coding sequence ATGGTGCCAGAAGCGAACTCGAACTCACGAAGAGACCTGATCGCGGAGAGTGCGATCCGCATCATCGCTCGTGACGGCGTCCGAACTCTGACGCATCGTGCGGTCGATGCGGAGGCAGGCATTCCGTCGGGGTCGACGTCCTATCACGCTCGGACCCGGTCGGCTCTGCTCGGCATCGTCGTCGATGCGCTCGCGGATCGGACCGTCGACGACGCGCTGCTGATCGCCGTCCCGGACGCGATGTCCATCGACGATGCGGCAGATGCGATCTGCGGTCTCGTGCGGGCGCTGGCCGCTCGGCGCGACGATATGCGAGCGCGGTATGCGCTCGTGCTCGAACTGGACGACTCCGACCTCCGGCAACGCCTGACGGACCGCGGACCGGTCCATGACGTGAGCACGACCGTCGCCCGGCGACTGCTGCGCTCCGCCGGACTGGCCGCGACGGACGCCGACGTCGAAACCGTGATCGAGCTGACCGACGCGCTGGTGCTGCAGTGGACGATCGCCGATCGGGAATCGCCGTGGATGCGCCGAATCGTCGTCGGCCACCTACGGGGCGCGGGCGTCGGCGACGGGTGA